A DNA window from Phragmites australis chromosome 11, lpPhrAust1.1, whole genome shotgun sequence contains the following coding sequences:
- the LOC133885164 gene encoding uncharacterized protein LOC133885164 produces MGNSLRCCLACMLPCGALDVARVVHLSGHVDEFTCPLTAADVLAAHPNHALTAAWSAGGARKIVIVSPNSELKRGCIYFLIPSACSAPAAEMKKRKNRTKRHGHGHRKSRASVAMAAAKSTAEQDNYLRELLSEKRETSHRRRRSGARAGVWRPRLESIAEEPSD; encoded by the coding sequence ATGGGGAACAGCCTGCGCTGCTGCCTGGCGTGCATGCTCCCGTGCGGCGCGCTGGACGTCGCCCGCGTGGTGCACCTCAGCGGGCACGTCGACGAGTTCACCTGCCCGCTCACCGCGGCCGACGTCCTCGCCGCGCACCCCAACCACGCGCTCACCGCCGCGTGGTCCGCCGGCGGCGCCAGGAAGATCGTCATCGTGTCGCCCAACTCCGAGCTCAAGCGGGGCTGCATCTACTTCCTCATCCCCTCCGCGTGCTCCGCGCCGGCAGCCGAGATGAAGAAGCGCAAGAACCGCACGAAGAGGCACGGCCACGGGCACCGAAAGAGCCGCGCCTCGGTGGCTATGGCGGCGGCGAAGAGCACGGCGGAGCAGGACAACTACCTGCGGGAGCTGCTGTCGGAGAAGCGGGAGACGagccaccggcggcggcggagcggcgCCCGCGCCGGCGTGTGGCGGCCGCGGCTGGAGAGCATAGCGGAGGAGCCCTCAGACTAG
- the LOC133885226 gene encoding WRKY transcription factor WRKY24-like, translating to MTSTPASLGALGNSGPVALSFATNPFGNFLGGSASSGSGGTGLSKFKAMTPSSLPLSHPPPSPSSYFNVASGFLDSPILLTPSLFPSPTTGAFPSEPFNWTGTPENLQESVKDKQRQHSDFTFQTAAAVPATMTGATQTAPFPQSSMLMAPLGGLGDSYNGEQQQQQPWSYHEPAMDFSTPFEATSSGNLAAATQPDMLGSGVYNAVSGFREQCRRSSDDGYNWRKYGQKQMKGSENPRSYYKCSFLGCPTKKKVERSPDGQVTEIVYKDTHNHPKPQNTRRSASSASASYVLRSANDAAAEHSFGALSGTPENSSTSFGNGDDEINGVSSRMVGDDGFDDDEPDSKKWRKDGDGEGISAAGNRTVREPRVVVQTRSDIDILDDGYRWRKYGQKVVKGNPNPRSYYKCTTAGCPVRKQVERASHDARAVITTYEGKHNHDVPPARGSASLYRAAPPAGPTAQPAASYQSHGAFGVDAAPMWAAETGGGFALSGFGNTMGASYPYTSQQQQQQSDAMYHAPRTKDEPRDDMSFFEQPLPF from the exons ATGACCTCGACGCCGGCGAGCCTCGGTGCACTGGGGAACTCGGGACCTGTTGCGCTCTCGTTCGCGACCAACCCCTTCGGCAACTTCCTAGGCGGTTCAGCTTCCAGTGGCAGCGGGGGAACCGGGCTGTCGAAATTCAAGGCCATGACCCCATCTTCCCTCCCGCTCTCGCACCCGccaccgtcgccgtcgtcgtacTTCAACGTGGCCTCCGGATTCCTCGACTCGCCGATCCTCCTGACGCCCAGC TTATTCCCGTCGCCGACGACGGGCGCGTTCCCGTCTGAGCCCTTCAACTGGACGGGGACCCCGGAGAACCTGCAGGAGAGCGTCAAGGATAAGCAGCGGCAACACTCTGACTTCACGTTCCAGACGGCGGCCGCGGTGCCAGCTACAATGACCGGAGCCACGCAGACGGCGCCCTTTCCGCAGTCGTCCATGCTGATGGCGCCATTG GGAGGATTAGGAGACTCGTACAacggcgagcagcagcagcagcagccatggaGCTACCATGAACCGGCCATGGACTTCAGCACGCCATTCGAGGCGACTTCGTCGGGCAACCTCGCGGCGGCGACGCAGCCCGACATGCTCGGGAGCGGCGTCTACAACGCGGTGTCCGGCTTCCGCGAGCAGTGCCGGCGGTCGTCGGATGACGGCTACAACTGGCGCAAGTACGGGCAGAAGCAGATGAAGGGGAGCGAGAACCCGCGCAGCTACTACAAGTGCTCCTTCCTCGGCTGCCCAacgaagaagaaggtggagcgGTCGCCGGACGGGCAGGTCACGGAGATCGTGTACAAGGACACGCACAACCACCCCAAGCCGCAGAACACGCGCCGCAGCGCCagctcggcgtcggcgtcgtaCGTGCTGCGGAGCGCCAACGATGCGGCGGCGGAGCATTCATTCGGCGCGCTCTCCGGGACGCCCGAGAACTCGTCGACGTCCTTCGGGAACGGGGACGACGAGATCAACGGCGTGAGCTCGCGGATGGTCGGTGACGACGGGTTCGATGACGATGAACCGGACTCCAAGAAATG GAGGAAAGACGGTGACGGCGAGGGGATCTCGGCGGCCGGCAACCGGACGGTGCGGGAGCCGAGGGTCGTCGTGCAAACGAGGAGCGACATCGACATCCTCGACGACGGCTACCGGTGGCGCAAGTACGGGCAGAAGGTCGTCAAGGGCAACCCAAACCCGAG GAGCTACTACAAGTGCACAACGGCCGGGTGCCCGGTGCGGAAGCAAGTGGAGCGCGCGTCCCACGACGCGCGCGCGGTGATCACGACCTACGAGGGAAAGCACAACCACGACGTGCCCCCCGCGCGCGGGAGTGCCTCGCTCTATCGCGCTGCGCCACCGGCTGGACCAACGGCGCAGCCGGCCGCGAGCTACCAGAGCCACGGCGCGTTCGGCGTCGACGCCGCGCCGATGTGGGCCGCGGAGACCGGCGGCGGCTTCGCCTTGTCCGGGTTCGGCAACACCATGGGGGCGTCGTACCCTTACACgagccagcagcagcagcagcagagcgaCGCGATGTACCACGCCCCAAGAACCAAGGACGAGCCAAGAGACGACATGTCGTTCTTCGAGCAGCCATTGCCGTTCTGA
- the LOC133885466 gene encoding PRA1 family protein B2-like translates to MASAPTPPPLLPVTNSAAAASDAPIATPAFRLLLSRLSESARRSLSDRRPWGELLDRSAFSKPDSLSDATSRLRRNLAYFRVNYAALVAFALGASLLAHPFSLLILLGLLAAWCFLYLFRATDQPVVLFGRTFSDRETLMGLVGASFVLLFFTSVASLIISGLLVGGAVVAAHGAFRVPEDLFLDEPNAAPGNSATQGLLSFLGAPGSGV, encoded by the coding sequence ATGGCCTCAGCAccgacgccgccgcccctcctcccGGTGACAAACTCCGCGGCTGCCGCCTCGGACGCGCCGATCGCCACGCCGGCCTTCCGGCTCCTCCTGAGCCGGCTCTCGGAGTCGGCGCGGCGCTCGCTGTCCGACAGGCGGCCGTGGGGGGAGCTGCTGGACCGCTCGGCGTTCTCGAAGCCGGACTCCCTCTCCGACGCCACCTCCCGCCTGCGCCGCAACCTCGCCTACTTCCGCGTCAACTACGCCGCCCTGGTGGCCTTCGCGCTCGGGGCGTCGCTCCTGGCGCACCCCTTCTCGCTCCTCATCCTTCtgggcctcctcgccgcctgGTGCTTCCTCTACCTCTTCCGCGCCACGGATCAGCCCGTCGTCCTCTTCGGCCGCACCTTCTCCGACCGCGAGACGTTGATGGGCCTCGTCGGCGCGTCATTCGTCCTGCTCTTCTTCACGTCCGTCGCGTCGCTCATCATCTCCGGCCTTCTCGTGGGCGGGGCCGTCGTCGCGGCGCACGGCGCGTTCCGCGTGCCCGAGGACCTCTTCCTCGACGAGCCCAACGCGGCCCCCGGCAACAGCGCGACCCAGGGGCTGCTATCCTTCCTCGGGGCACCCGGATCTGGGGTCTGA